In a single window of the Sediminicoccus sp. KRV36 genome:
- a CDS encoding 3-hydroxybenzoate 6-monooxygenase, with product MKILIAGGGIGGLGAALALAQRGHTVRVFERTTEFREIGAGIQLGPNVFKMFDRLGVRAEMLALAAMPRALVMRCAIHGHEITRVPLGEGFEARFGQPYAVIHRGDMHGVLLRACAAHPGVALTTGRAARDYSRIGDQVALYFEDGSSERGDLLIGADGLWSRIRTAMLGAEKPVVSGHIAYRAVLPMEAVPQGIPRDEVVLHAGPRLHLVHYPLRRGELMNLVAVFHSAEYSEGWDEAGDPALLQRHFARTRPEVRAMLEKIETWKYWVLCDREPKRGWQDGRAVLLGDAAHPMLQYLAQGANMALEDALCLTDMLAALPVEAALPAYEAARVLRTGRVQSMARLYGDIYHAADVRAELRDAMLTGRPAEAAWEGMAWLYDGPDWQAP from the coding sequence ATGAAGATCCTCATCGCCGGCGGTGGCATTGGTGGTCTCGGCGCCGCGCTGGCCCTCGCGCAGCGCGGCCACACGGTGCGGGTCTTCGAACGCACCACCGAGTTCCGCGAGATCGGCGCCGGCATCCAGCTCGGCCCCAATGTCTTCAAGATGTTCGACCGGCTGGGCGTGCGCGCCGAGATGCTGGCCCTGGCCGCCATGCCCCGGGCGCTGGTCATGCGTTGCGCCATCCATGGCCATGAGATCACGCGCGTGCCGCTGGGCGAGGGTTTCGAGGCGCGCTTCGGCCAGCCCTATGCGGTGATCCATCGTGGCGACATGCATGGCGTGCTGCTGCGCGCCTGCGCGGCGCATCCGGGTGTGGCGCTCACCACCGGCCGCGCCGCGCGCGACTACAGCCGGATCGGGGACCAGGTCGCGCTGTATTTCGAGGATGGGTCAAGCGAGCGGGGCGATCTGCTGATCGGCGCGGATGGGCTCTGGTCACGCATCCGCACCGCCATGCTGGGTGCCGAAAAGCCCGTCGTCTCGGGGCATATCGCCTATCGCGCCGTGCTGCCGATGGAGGCGGTGCCGCAGGGCATTCCGCGCGATGAGGTGGTGCTGCATGCCGGCCCCCGCCTGCACCTGGTGCATTACCCGCTGCGCCGCGGCGAACTCATGAACCTCGTCGCCGTGTTTCACAGCGCCGAATATTCCGAAGGCTGGGACGAGGCGGGTGACCCGGCGCTTCTGCAAAGGCACTTCGCCCGCACGCGGCCCGAAGTGCGCGCCATGCTGGAGAAGATCGAAACCTGGAAATACTGGGTGCTGTGTGACCGTGAGCCCAAGCGCGGCTGGCAGGATGGCCGCGCCGTGCTGCTGGGCGATGCGGCGCACCCCATGCTGCAATACCTCGCCCAGGGGGCGAATATGGCGCTGGAGGATGCGCTGTGCCTGACGGACATGCTGGCCGCCCTGCCCGTCGAAGCCGCCCTGCCGGCCTATGAGGCCGCGCGCGTGCTGCGCACCGGCCGCGTGCAATCCATGGCGCGCCTCTATGGCGATATCTACCACGCCGCCGATGTGCGGGCCGAGCTGCGCGACGCGATGCTGACGGGCCGCCCGGCGGAGGCCGCCTGGGAGGGCATGGCCTGGCTTTACGACGGGCCGGATTGGCAGGCACCATAA
- a CDS encoding CmpA/NrtA family ABC transporter substrate-binding protein, with the protein MAKLFDRLCGCGVSHSADFTCAEEAPRDGTGELGRAVNEAAMRAAFPEASTRRAMLTAFGAGTLLAAIEGFLPLQNAREAMAQATGAPEKRDLKIGFIPITCATPIIMADPMGFYRKHNLNVEVIRTAGWAVIRDRAIAREYDAAHMLAPMPVAMSLGIGVANPIPFSVAAIENINGQAITLANKHRDKRDPKDWRGFRLAVPFDFSIHNYLLRAYVAEAGLDPDRDIQIRSVPPPEMVANLRADNIDGFLGPDPFNQRAVFDGVGFIHLLTRELWDGHPCCAFAVPRSMITDTPNTYAALLRAIVEATAHSNNPANRVEVANAIHGPNYLNQPLTVVQQVLTGTFADGLGGVQRVPNRIGFDPFPYHSMAVWILTQMRRWNQLPRDVDWRAVAEQTFLALDAGRVMRDLGMAVPANPLRTETILGKTFDPTQPEAYMASFAIKRN; encoded by the coding sequence ATGGCCAAGTTGTTCGACCGCCTTTGCGGCTGCGGTGTCAGCCACAGCGCCGATTTCACCTGCGCCGAGGAAGCGCCGCGTGACGGCACGGGCGAACTCGGCCGGGCGGTGAATGAGGCGGCGATGCGCGCGGCTTTCCCCGAGGCTTCGACCCGCCGCGCCATGCTGACCGCCTTTGGCGCCGGCACCCTGCTCGCCGCCATCGAGGGCTTCCTGCCGCTGCAGAATGCACGCGAAGCCATGGCGCAAGCGACCGGTGCGCCCGAGAAGCGCGACCTCAAGATCGGCTTCATCCCCATCACCTGCGCCACACCCATCATCATGGCCGATCCGATGGGCTTCTACCGCAAGCATAACCTCAATGTGGAAGTGATCCGCACGGCTGGCTGGGCCGTCATTCGGGACCGCGCCATCGCCCGCGAATATGACGCGGCGCATATGCTGGCACCCATGCCGGTCGCGATGTCGCTCGGCATCGGCGTGGCGAACCCTATCCCCTTCTCGGTCGCCGCCATCGAGAACATCAACGGCCAGGCGATCACGCTGGCCAACAAGCACCGGGACAAGCGCGACCCGAAGGATTGGCGCGGCTTCCGCCTGGCGGTGCCGTTCGATTTCTCGATCCACAACTACCTGCTGCGCGCCTATGTGGCCGAAGCCGGGCTCGATCCGGACCGCGACATCCAGATCCGCTCCGTGCCGCCGCCGGAGATGGTGGCCAATCTGCGCGCCGATAACATTGACGGCTTCCTCGGCCCCGATCCGTTCAACCAGCGCGCGGTGTTTGACGGTGTCGGCTTCATCCATCTGCTGACGCGTGAATTGTGGGATGGGCATCCTTGCTGCGCCTTCGCCGTGCCGCGCAGCATGATCACCGATACGCCCAACACCTATGCGGCGCTGCTGCGCGCCATCGTGGAAGCGACCGCGCATTCCAACAACCCGGCCAACCGCGTCGAGGTGGCCAATGCCATCCACGGCCCGAACTACCTGAATCAGCCGCTGACGGTGGTGCAGCAGGTGCTGACCGGCACCTTCGCGGATGGGTTGGGCGGTGTGCAGCGCGTACCCAACCGCATCGGCTTTGATCCCTTCCCCTATCACTCCATGGCGGTCTGGATCCTCACGCAGATGCGCCGCTGGAACCAGTTGCCGCGCGATGTGGATTGGCGCGCCGTGGCTGAGCAGACCTTCCTCGCCCTCGATGCCGGGCGCGTGATGCGGGATCTGGGCATGGCGGTGCCGGCCAATCCGCTGCGCACCGAGACCATCCTGGGCAAGACCTTCGACCCGACGCAGCCCGAAGCCTACATGGCGAGCTTCGCGATCAAGCGGAACTGA
- a CDS encoding ABC transporter ATP-binding protein, whose amino-acid sequence MTQKIVSVEGIARKFPGLTVFQDVWFGIERGEFVCLVGHSGCGKTTILNILAGLDAPSDGVVLVDGKEITGPSLDRAVIFQGHALMPWLTAEQNVAFAVSCRNPSWDKHRVRDAAREALARVGLTQAAERKPSQLSGGMKQRVGIARALSVAPKLLLMDEPFSALDALTRGSLQEEVSRLVTEAGQTAFMITHDVDEAILLADRILLMTNGPEARVAEVVHNHLPRPRTRADLHHMPGYHPLRDHIMDFLITRSRTLAGAAPADYDARNPPAVHLGGPTENPR is encoded by the coding sequence GTGACGCAGAAAATAGTTTCCGTCGAGGGAATCGCGCGCAAATTCCCCGGCCTCACCGTCTTCCAGGATGTCTGGTTCGGGATCGAGCGCGGCGAATTCGTCTGCCTCGTGGGGCATTCGGGCTGCGGCAAGACGACCATCCTGAACATCCTCGCGGGGCTGGATGCGCCGAGCGATGGCGTGGTGCTGGTGGATGGCAAGGAGATCACCGGCCCCTCGCTGGACCGCGCCGTGATCTTCCAGGGCCATGCGCTGATGCCCTGGCTGACCGCCGAGCAGAATGTCGCCTTCGCCGTCTCCTGCCGGAACCCCTCCTGGGACAAACACCGCGTGCGGGATGCGGCGCGGGAGGCGCTGGCGCGCGTCGGCCTGACGCAGGCGGCCGAGCGCAAGCCCTCGCAACTCTCGGGCGGCATGAAGCAGCGTGTCGGCATTGCGCGGGCACTCTCCGTCGCGCCGAAGCTGCTTCTGATGGATGAGCCGTTTTCCGCGCTGGATGCGCTGACGCGCGGCTCGCTCCAGGAGGAAGTCTCGCGCCTCGTCACCGAGGCCGGGCAGACGGCGTTCATGATTACGCATGACGTGGATGAGGCCATCCTGCTGGCCGACCGCATCCTGCTGATGACCAACGGCCCCGAGGCGCGGGTGGCGGAGGTGGTGCACAACCATCTGCCGCGGCCGCGCACGCGGGCCGATCTGCACCACATGCCGGGCTATCATCCGCTGCGCGATCACATCATGGATTTCCTGATCACGCGCAGCCGGACGCTGGCCGGCGCGGCCCCCGCCGATTACGACGCCAGAAACCCACCCGCCGTGCATCTCGGCGGCCCTACGGAGAACCCGCGATGA
- the cynS gene encoding cyanase, producing the protein MTRAQLTEKILDIKREKNWTWKQICEEIGGMSPTLVVGALLGQMKLVKPLAAKAAKLFGLSEVEERMLNEVPYRGTTMPPTDPLIYRFYEMVMVNGPAWKALIEEEFGDGIMSAIDFDFDFERVANPKGDRVKITMSGKFLPYKYYGNEQGIPDYGFKEE; encoded by the coding sequence ATGACGCGCGCCCAACTCACCGAAAAAATTCTCGACATCAAGCGCGAGAAGAACTGGACCTGGAAGCAGATCTGCGAGGAGATCGGCGGCATGTCGCCCACCCTCGTCGTCGGCGCGCTGCTGGGCCAGATGAAGCTGGTGAAGCCGCTGGCCGCCAAGGCGGCCAAGCTGTTCGGCCTCTCCGAGGTGGAGGAGCGGATGCTGAATGAGGTGCCCTATCGCGGCACGACGATGCCGCCGACGGACCCGCTGATCTACCGCTTCTACGAGATGGTGATGGTGAACGGCCCGGCCTGGAAGGCGCTGATCGAGGAGGAATTCGGCGACGGCATCATGTCCGCCATTGATTTCGACTTCGACTTCGAGCGTGTGGCCAACCCCAAGGGTGACCGCGTGAAGATCACCATGTCCGGCAAGTTCCTGCCCTACAAGTATTACGGCAATGAGCAGGGCATTCCGGATTACGGCTTCAAGGAGGAGTAG
- the ntrB gene encoding nitrate ABC transporter permease gives MNATVPVWRAALLSAALLFAFLFAWEMAVQGSATGGPATVDPELAALLSPEAARGSQTAMPAPTAIGKRLLELLSDPFHQRGTNDQGIGIQIAWSLWRVMAGFLLAAVIAIPLGFVIGMSPLLNAALNPFIQVLRPVSPLAWMPLALYTIKDSNISSIFVIFICSIWPMLLNTAFGVASVRREWLNVARTLEAGRWRTAMRVILPAAAPTILTGMRISIGIAWLVIVAAEMLVGGTGIGYWVWNQWNNLSIADIVIAILMIGLVGLALDRLLGFIAQAVAWQE, from the coding sequence ATGAACGCCACGGTTCCGGTCTGGCGGGCCGCGCTGCTTTCGGCCGCGCTGCTCTTCGCCTTCCTCTTCGCGTGGGAAATGGCGGTGCAGGGAAGTGCGACCGGCGGCCCCGCGACGGTGGACCCGGAGTTGGCCGCGTTGCTGAGCCCCGAGGCCGCGCGCGGCAGCCAGACGGCGATGCCCGCCCCCACCGCCATCGGCAAGCGTCTGCTGGAATTGCTGAGCGACCCGTTTCATCAGCGCGGCACGAATGACCAGGGCATCGGCATCCAGATCGCCTGGTCGCTCTGGCGCGTCATGGCGGGGTTCCTGCTGGCCGCCGTGATCGCCATTCCGCTGGGCTTCGTGATCGGCATGTCGCCGCTGCTGAATGCGGCGCTGAACCCCTTCATCCAGGTGCTGCGGCCGGTGTCGCCACTCGCCTGGATGCCGCTCGCGCTCTACACGATCAAGGACAGCAATATCTCCTCGATCTTCGTGATCTTCATCTGCTCGATCTGGCCGATGCTGTTGAACACGGCCTTTGGCGTGGCGTCGGTGCGGCGCGAATGGCTGAATGTGGCGCGCACCCTGGAAGCCGGGCGCTGGCGCACGGCGATGCGCGTGATCCTGCCGGCCGCCGCCCCCACCATCCTGACCGGCATGCGCATTTCCATCGGCATCGCCTGGCTGGTGATCGTGGCGGCCGAGATGCTCGTGGGCGGCACGGGGATTGGCTATTGGGTGTGGAACCAGTGGAACAATCTCAGCATCGCCGACATCGTGATCGCGATCCTGATGATCGGGCTGGTGGGCCTGGCGCTGGACCGGCTGCTGGGCTTCATCGCCCAGGCCGTGGCCTGGCAGGAATAG
- a CDS encoding SDR family NAD(P)-dependent oxidoreductase, whose product MQLTLDGRKALITGGSKGLGLAMGLAFAKAGGHVALVARGAEALEAAKAEIQAAAPGARVAAIPADIRTAEGCIAAVDAAVAALGPMDILVNNAGTSQRGPFLDITDALWEDDLSLKLMAAVRLCRAVLPGMRERRWGRIINVLNIGAKAPLATSTPTSVSRAAGMALTKALANEYAPDNVLVNALLVGIIESDQWVRRHATDKRNISWEEWKEEQGRSVPLGRIGKAEEFAAMALLLASEQGGYVTGTAINVDGGRSPVV is encoded by the coding sequence ATGCAACTCACCCTCGATGGCCGCAAGGCCCTGATCACCGGCGGCTCCAAGGGGCTGGGCCTGGCCATGGGCCTGGCCTTTGCCAAGGCGGGCGGGCATGTGGCGCTGGTGGCGCGCGGCGCCGAGGCCCTCGAAGCCGCGAAGGCCGAAATCCAGGCGGCGGCACCTGGCGCGCGCGTCGCCGCCATCCCGGCCGATATCCGCACGGCCGAGGGCTGCATCGCCGCGGTGGATGCGGCCGTGGCGGCACTCGGGCCCATGGATATCCTGGTGAACAATGCCGGCACTTCGCAGCGCGGGCCGTTCCTCGATATCACCGACGCGCTGTGGGAGGATGATCTCAGCCTCAAGCTGATGGCCGCCGTGCGCCTGTGCCGGGCCGTGCTGCCGGGCATGCGGGAACGCCGCTGGGGCCGCATCATCAACGTGCTGAACATCGGCGCCAAGGCGCCACTCGCGACCTCGACGCCGACCAGCGTGAGCCGCGCGGCGGGCATGGCGCTGACCAAGGCGCTGGCCAATGAATACGCGCCGGATAACGTGCTGGTGAATGCGCTGCTGGTGGGCATCATCGAGAGCGACCAATGGGTGCGCCGCCACGCGACCGACAAGCGCAATATCAGCTGGGAGGAATGGAAGGAGGAGCAGGGCCGCTCCGTGCCGCTCGGCCGCATCGGCAAGGCCGAGGAATTCGCGGCGATGGCGCTGCTGCTGGCGAGCGAGCAGGGCGGTTACGTGACCGGGACGGCGATCAATGTGGATGGTGGGCGGTCGCCGGTGGTTTGA
- a CDS encoding ABC transporter substrate-binding protein, with the protein MTKLRITLACTLSDRTRPVLDGRVPIPGVDFIALPGEPEDIFRRALRDRAFDVSELSMGSHITTTARGDSPYIGVPVFLSRAFRHSAIYIRTDRGITRPEDLAGRTIALPEYQQTAALWVRGILRETHGVDTRGIKWRIGAERIAITLPDGFDVAPLGESPEQALREGRVDAMIGPRPPAPHPQIARLFPDYPAAEKAWFGQTGFFPIMHCLAVRRDVAEANPWLPLVLFRAFAEARRLSLEELRLVNVLRVSLPWIAAAMEEQERAMGGDVWPYGFAKNRAEIAAMIRFARADGLAARDVSPEELFHPSVLAELA; encoded by the coding sequence ATGACCAAGCTGCGTATCACGCTGGCCTGCACCCTCTCGGACCGCACGCGCCCCGTGCTGGATGGGCGCGTGCCAATTCCCGGCGTGGATTTCATCGCCCTCCCGGGCGAGCCCGAGGATATCTTTCGCCGCGCCCTGCGGGACCGCGCCTTTGACGTCTCCGAGCTTTCGATGGGCAGCCACATCACCACCACGGCGCGCGGCGACAGCCCCTATATCGGCGTGCCGGTGTTTCTCTCGCGCGCCTTCCGCCACTCGGCGATCTATATCCGCACCGATCGCGGCATCACGCGGCCCGAGGATCTGGCCGGCCGCACCATCGCCCTGCCGGAATACCAGCAGACCGCGGCCCTCTGGGTGCGCGGCATCCTGCGCGAGACGCATGGGGTGGACACCCGCGGCATCAAATGGCGCATCGGTGCCGAGCGCATCGCCATCACCCTGCCGGATGGCTTCGATGTGGCGCCCTTGGGTGAAAGCCCCGAGCAGGCGCTGCGCGAAGGCCGCGTGGATGCGATGATCGGGCCCCGCCCGCCCGCGCCGCACCCGCAGATCGCGCGGCTTTTTCCGGATTATCCGGCGGCGGAAAAAGCCTGGTTCGGGCAGACCGGCTTCTTCCCCATCATGCATTGCCTGGCCGTGCGGCGCGATGTGGCGGAAGCCAACCCCTGGCTGCCGCTGGTGCTGTTCCGCGCCTTCGCCGAAGCCCGCCGCCTCTCGCTGGAGGAGCTGCGCCTGGTCAACGTGCTGCGCGTCTCGCTGCCCTGGATCGCCGCCGCCATGGAGGAGCAGGAGCGCGCCATGGGCGGCGATGTCTGGCCCTATGGCTTCGCGAAAAACCGCGCGGAAATCGCCGCCATGATCCGCTTCGCCCGCGCCGATGGCCTGGCCGCGCGGGATGTTTCGCCGGAGGAGTTGTTCCATCCTTCGGTGCTGGCGGAGTTGGCGTAA